The Leishmania panamensis strain MHOM/PA/94/PSC-1 chromosome 32 sequence genome window below encodes:
- a CDS encoding 60S ribosomal protein L17, putative (TriTrypDB/GeneDB-style sysID: LpmP.32.0460) has translation MTHYSRKPQVSSKSAKAKVSDLRCHYKNTFETANVINGMPLRKAQQLYRQVLAKTRCIPFKRYNGKIGRTAQAKEWGQTKGRWPRKSVVAMMSLLKNAEANAIEKGLDPNQMVIKHVQVDQAARMRRRTFRAHGRITPYMCSPCHVQLFMSEKKERVPAPKSAPKK, from the coding sequence ATGACGCACTACTCCCGCAAGCCGCAGGTATCGTCGAAGAGTGCCAAGGCGAAGGTTAGCGACCTCCGCTGCCACTACAAGAACACTTTCGAGACCGCGAATGTGATCAACGGCATGCCACTCCGCAAGGCTCAGCAGCTGTACCGCCAGGTGCTCGCCAAGACCCGCTGCATCCCGTTCAAGCGCTACAACGGCAAGATTGGCCGCACTGCTCAGGCGAAGGAGTGGGGTCAGACGAAGGGTCGGTGGCCACGCAAGTCCGTCGTGGCGATGATGTCGCTGCTCAAGAACGCCGAGGCCAACGCCATCGAGAAGGGTCTTGACCCCAACCAGATGGTCATCAAGCACGTACAGGTAGACCAGGCTGCCCGcatgcgccgccgcacgtTCCGTGCCCACGGACGCATCACGCCGTACATGTGCAGCCCCTGCCACGTGCAGCTCTTCATGTcggagaagaaggagcgcGTGCCAGCCCCGAAGAGTGCCCCGAAGAAGTAA
- a CDS encoding hypothetical protein (TriTrypDB/GeneDB-style sysID: LpmP.32.0470), whose protein sequence is MWCVTHLHCVRSVSALSSSLWGRRWNSTANSAPGQCGEHGLGSDATVLPGVDLARRAVGPSQEFPATWSEDEPLSPSNPRVYWREHYSLDAGKPYYQNIKTMEVTWDIPEGFVTRFPRLYASNGYRVDERGAVFRPSTTPEAPAAGTPGTTVAKEAGVKSVSLRQRLATYGAGGLLWYLIIHNISLTCVFACLYVFRIDLIGLARSYGFDVKRSDEVAVNEKKRPPFWKTLVLSIIFNKMLVPLHLLFTVTSAPLLVHRLEPIATSLFPKIAGFVRNFGGGAAAGTAAKV, encoded by the coding sequence ATGTGGTGTGTAACACACCTACACTGTGTGCGGAGTGTGTCGGCCTTGTCGTCCTCGTTGTGGGGACGGCGCTGGAACTCCACAGCGAATTCTGCCCCAGGGCAGTGCGGAGAGCATGGATTAGGGTCTGATGCTACAGTGCTGCCCGGTGTCGACCTTGCTCGTCGCGCCGTCGGCCCGAGCCAGGAGTTCCCGGCCACGTGGAGCGAGGACGagccgctctctccttccaaCCCACGTGTGTACTGGCGAGAGCACTACTCACTAGACGCTGGAAAGCCGTACTACCAAAACATCAAAACAATGGAAGTGACGTGGGACATTCCTGAGGGCTTTGTTACGCGCTTTCCTCGCCTCTATGCATCTAACGGCTACCGCGTGGACGAAAGGGGTGCGGTTTTCCGACCGTCCACGACTCCCGAAGCCCCCGCGGCCGGCACCCCTGGCACTACAGTTGCAAAGGAAGCGGGAGTGAAGTCAGTGTCACTGAGGCAGCGACTGGCAACCTACGGTGCAGGCGGGCTCTTGTGGTACCTCATCATCCACAACATCTCCCTAACATGCGTCTTCGCCTGCCTCTACGTCTTTCGCATTGACCTGATTGGCCTTGCCCGCTCCTATGGCTTCGATGTGAAGCGCTCGGATGAGGTCGCGGTgaacgagaagaagcgtCCGCCGTTCTGGAAGACGCTTGTTCTCTCCATTATATTCAACAAGATGCTAGTACCGCTACACCTTCTCTTCACAGTTACCTCGGCTCCCCTCTTAGTCCACCGTCTTGAGCCAATCGCGACGTCATTGTTTCCCAAAATCGCGGGTTTCGTCAGAAACTTCGGCggaggtgccgcagcagggacGGCGGCCAAGGTTTAG
- a CDS encoding 40S ribosomal protein S2 (TriTrypDB/GeneDB-style sysID: LpmP.32.0480), translated as MADVLPAENPVAEAPRAERGFGRGRGGRGGRGGRGRGRGGPGEEKEWVPCTKLGRLVKARKVTSLEEIFLFSMPIKEHQIVDTLIVEGQLRDEMMKIYPVQKATSAGQRTRFKAFNVVGDGNGHIGIGARVGKEVSLAIRASMIAAKLNIVPVRRGYWGNKIGEPHTIPMKVTGKCGSVAVRLVPAPRGTGIVAAPVPKKILEFAGVEDVYTSSCGKTRTHGNLIMATFYALRKTYGFLTPDLWADTEPSRDPTDEHAELLAEMTAA; from the coding sequence ATGGCTGACGTTCTGCCTGCTGAGAACCCCGTCGCCGAGGCCCCCCGTGCTGAGCGCGGTTTCGGCCGTGGTCGTGGCGGTCGCGGTGGTCGCGGTGGCCGTGGCCGTGGCCGCGGTGGTCCAGGTGAGGAGAAAGAGTGGGTCCCGTGCACCAAGCTGGGTCGCCTCGTGAAGGCGCGGAAGGTAACCTCTCTGGAAGAgatctttctcttctcgatGCCCATCAAGGAGCACCAGATCGTTGACACCCTTATCGTCGAGGGCCAGCTGCGCGACGAGATGATGAAGATCTACCCTGTGCAGAAGGCTACATCGGCCGGGCAGCGCACCCGCTTCAAGGCCTTCAACGTCGTcggcgacggcaacggcCACATCGGCATCGGTGCCCGCGTCGGCAAGGAGGTTTCGCTGGCGATTCGCGCCTCGATGATTGCAGCCAAGCTCAACATCGTGCCGGTGCGCCGCGGCTACTGGGGTAACAAGATCGGTGAGCCACACACAATTCCGATGAAGGTGACCGGCAAGTGCGGCTCCGTCGCAGTCCGTCTCGTGCCCGCGCCCCGCGGTACCGGCATCGTCGCTGCCCCTGTGCCCAAGAAGATCCTTGAGTTCGCCGGCGTTGAGGACGTGTACACAAGCTCCTGTGGCAAGACCCGCACCCACGGCAACCTGATCATGGCCACTTTCTACGCCCTGCGCAAGACCTACGGCTTCCTCACGCCTGATCTCTGGGCGGACACGGAGCCCAGCCGCGATCCGACGGACGAGCACGCTGAGCTGCTTGCCGAGATGACCGCTGCGTGA